From the Equus przewalskii isolate Varuska chromosome 19, EquPr2, whole genome shotgun sequence genome, one window contains:
- the ANKS1A gene encoding ankyrin repeat and SAM domain-containing protein 1A isoform X20, protein MEEQDLREIGISDPQHRRKLLQAARSLPKVKALGYDGNSPPSVPSWLDSLGLQDYVHSFLSSGYSSIDTVKNLWELELVNVLKVHLLGHRKRIIASLADRPYEEPPQKPPRFSQLRCQDLLSQTSSPLSQNDSCTGRSSDLLLPPGDTGRRRHDCLHDPAAPSRAERFRIQEEHREAKLTLRPPSLAAPYAPVQSWQHQPEKLIFESCGYEANYLGSMLIKDLRGTESTQDACAKMRKSTEHMKKIPTIILSITYKGVKFIDASNKNVIAEHEIRNISCAAQDPEDLCTFAYITKDLQTSHHYCHVFSTVDVNLTYEIILTLGQAFEVAYQLALQAQKSRPLGASAAEMIETKSSKPVPKPRVGMRKSALEPADMDPDAQSHASVSWVVDPKPDSKRSLSTKYETTIF, encoded by the exons ATGGAAGAGCAAGACCTGCGGGAGATTGGCATCAGTGACCCACAGCACCGGCGGAAGCTGCTCCAGGCTGCACGGTCCCTGCCCAAG GTGAAGGCTCTGGGCTATGATGGGAACAGCCCCCCATCGGTGCCCTCCTGGCTGGACTCCCTCGGGCTGCAGGACTATGTCCATTCCTTTCTGTCGAGTGGCTACAGCTCCATTGACACTGTGAAGAACCTCTGGGAACTGGAGCTTGTCAAC gtcCTAAAGGTTCACCTGCTTGGCCATCGAAAGCGCATCATTGCCTCCCTTGCAGACCGGCCCTACGAAGAGCCGCCCCAGAAGCCCCCGAGGTTTTCCCAGCTGAGA TGCCAAGACTTGCTCTCCCAGACATCGTCCCCCCTGAGCCAGAATGACTCCTGCACTGGGCGGTCCTCAGAcctgctgctgcctcctggggACACAGGCAGGAGGCGGCATGACTGTCTTCACGACCCTGCAGCACCCTCCCGAGCAGAGCGCTTCAGAAtccag GAAGAGCACCGTGAGGCCAAGCTGACCCTTCGGCCCCCCAGCCTGGCTGCCCCCTATGCCCCCGTGCAGAGTTGGCAACACCAGCCAGAGAAGCTCATCTTCGAGTCCTGCGGTTATGAAGCCAAT TATCTGGGCTCCATGTTGATCAAAGATCTGCGAGGGACAGAATCCACACAAGATGCCTGTGCCAAGATGCGG AAATCCACCGAGCACATGAAGAAGATCCCCACCATCATCCTTTCTATCACGTACAAAGGTGTCAAGTTCATCGATGCCTCCAACAAG AATGTCATCGCGGAGCATGAAATCCGGAACATTTCCTGCGCGGCCCAGGACCCGGAGGACCTCTGTACCTTTGCCTACATCACCAAGGACCTACAGACCAGCCATCACTATTGTCATGTCTTCAGCACAGTGGATGTG AACCTGACCTACGAGATCATCCTGACGCTGGGGCAGGCGTTTGAGGTGGCCTATCAGCTGGCCCTGCAGGCCCAGAAGTCCAGGCCCCTGGGGGCCTCTGCGGCTGAGATGATTGAAACAAAATCTTCCAAACCGGTGCCTAAGCCTCGGGTCGGCATGAGGAAGTCAGCA CTGGAACCAGCCGATATGGACCCAGATGCCCAGTCCCATGCCAGCGTCTCCTGGGTTGTGGACCCCAAACCAGACTCTAAGCGGAGCCTCAGCACCAAGTATGAGACCACTATCTTCTAA